A genome region from Bacillaceae bacterium IKA-2 includes the following:
- a CDS encoding rhodanese-like domain-containing protein, whose translation MFKKGYSSFLAVMFSLILMLSMTACGSDNASTEPANNEPVAAAEPAAEPEVIVEVEECDEEKVLRDTTVAYFNKVSTDGNNMQSAVDFKEQFELARDSVFVLDIRDTEHFEEGHLEGAINIPIAQIGQKIDELPLNQEIAIVCYSGQNASQAAGVLRIAGYNAKIITGGMNAINEAEYNLVN comes from the coding sequence ATGTTTAAAAAAGGTTATTCAAGTTTTTTAGCGGTGATGTTTTCACTAATACTTATGCTCAGTATGACAGCTTGTGGTTCGGATAATGCAAGTACTGAACCTGCCAATAATGAGCCAGTAGCGGCGGCAGAGCCTGCTGCAGAACCTGAGGTTATTGTAGAAGTTGAAGAATGTGACGAAGAAAAAGTGCTTCGTGATACTACTGTTGCCTATTTTAATAAAGTTTCAACAGACGGTAATAACATGCAGTCTGCAGTCGATTTCAAAGAGCAATTCGAATTAGCCAGAGATAGTGTGTTTGTCTTAGATATTCGTGACACTGAACATTTTGAAGAAGGTCACTTAGAAGGAGCAATAAATATCCCGATTGCACAAATCGGTCAAAAAATTGATGAGCTCCCATTAAATCAAGAAATTGCTATTGTTTGTTATTCAGGTCAAAATGCATCTCAAGCAGCTGGTGTGCTGAGAATAGCAGGATATAATGCAAAAATCATTACAGGTGGAATGAACGCAATTAATGAAGCTGAATATAATCTTGTAAACTAA
- a CDS encoding ATP-binding protein — protein MFRTLQSKLMFFFLLVSLSGIIFVSLAIQYSFFGSFKDYLDTKRMEQVEGVIDRLEQEYRDNGKLTGETMVPIFHQHAMVDKLFFKIYDENDILIFDSTQHLLMRTSETMKSHMMDMPTLEELESSGEFILNIGGEKRVFLVVLYPSEYVDIDSQFLNQFNKYIVWVAVTMIIISIAISFLLSKKLTHGLRQVSNATRELQKNNFDVRVPDEKHVEEIEQLAKSFNELALSLKNQEKLRKQFTNDLAHELRTPLATLRSQNEAFLDGVWEPTPERLKQSHGELMRLVRLVDELEQLLAAENPRIQLQPTEIGARDVLQSLQLSFEPLFKQKGIEFLIEEPNTNLQFIADQDRFFQIMINLLNNALKYTSEGGKVILKSQQENEYLDFIIEDNGNGISELDLPHIYERFYRGEKSRNRKTGGAGIGLSIVKALVEANKGRIIIESQRNRGTKVTVGFKTNKKN, from the coding sequence ATGTTTCGAACTCTTCAGTCTAAACTTATGTTCTTTTTTTTGCTCGTCTCTTTAAGTGGAATTATCTTCGTTAGTTTGGCAATCCAATACAGTTTTTTTGGTAGCTTTAAAGACTATTTGGATACAAAACGAATGGAACAAGTTGAGGGAGTTATTGATAGATTGGAGCAGGAATACCGTGATAATGGCAAATTGACAGGCGAAACAATGGTGCCGATTTTTCACCAACATGCAATGGTCGATAAATTATTTTTTAAAATTTATGATGAGAATGACATCCTAATTTTTGATTCGACACAACACTTATTGATGAGGACTTCTGAGACAATGAAATCACATATGATGGATATGCCAACTTTGGAAGAGCTAGAAAGTAGTGGTGAATTCATTCTTAATATAGGTGGGGAAAAAAGAGTTTTTTTAGTAGTCCTCTACCCAAGCGAGTATGTAGATATTGATTCGCAGTTTTTAAATCAATTTAATAAATATATTGTTTGGGTAGCGGTAACAATGATTATTATTTCGATTGCGATAAGTTTTTTACTTTCGAAAAAGCTTACCCATGGGCTCCGTCAAGTTTCTAATGCGACCCGGGAGCTTCAAAAAAATAATTTCGACGTTAGAGTTCCTGACGAAAAGCATGTTGAGGAAATTGAACAGCTTGCAAAGTCGTTTAATGAGCTAGCCTTATCTTTAAAGAATCAAGAGAAGTTGCGAAAACAATTTACAAATGATCTTGCTCATGAATTACGAACACCGCTTGCGACACTTCGAAGTCAAAATGAGGCTTTTTTAGATGGTGTTTGGGAGCCGACACCAGAGCGATTGAAACAAAGTCATGGTGAATTAATGCGTTTAGTGCGCCTAGTAGATGAATTGGAGCAATTATTAGCGGCAGAAAATCCGCGAATACAATTGCAGCCAACAGAAATAGGTGCGAGGGATGTATTACAATCATTGCAGCTTTCTTTTGAGCCATTATTTAAACAAAAAGGAATTGAATTTTTGATTGAGGAACCAAATACAAATCTTCAATTTATTGCCGATCAGGATCGCTTCTTTCAAATAATGATCAACCTTCTAAATAATGCTTTGAAATATACAAGTGAAGGTGGAAAAGTTATTTTAAAGTCTCAGCAAGAAAATGAATATCTCGATTTTATTATTGAGGATAACGGTAATGGTATTTCAGAATTAGATTTACCACATATATATGAACGTTTTTACAGAGGTGAGAAATCTAGAAATCGAAAAACAGGTGGCGCTGGGATTGGACTTTCGATCGTAAAAGCGTTAGTAGAAGCTAATAAAGGAAGAATAATCATTGAAAGTCAACGAAATAGAGGAACAAAAGTAACAGTTGGCTTTAAAACAAATAAGAAGAATTAG
- a CDS encoding acetyl-CoA C-acetyltransferase, translated as MKEAVIVAGARTPVGKANKGTLANVRPDDLGAITIKETLRRAGNFDPKLIDDVIIGCAMPEAEQGMNMARNIAALAGLPNTASAITINRYCSSGLQSIAYGAQSIMLGSANAVIAGGAESMSMIPMGGHVIAPNPTLVVNAPEYYMGMGFTAEEVARRFEISRADQDAFAVESHRKAAEAIKTGKFADEIVPVEVMLRSVGRDNKLKENKVIFSQDEGVRADSSVAGLSKLRPAFHPKGTVTAGNTSQMSDGAASVLIMDRAMAEAEGLKPLVRFRSFAVAGVPPEIMGIGPVEAIPKALKMAGLQLSDIGLFELNEAFASQSLQVIRHLNLDINKVNVNGGAIALGHPLGCTGTKLTLSLIHEMKRRGEQFGVVTMCIGGGMGAAGVFELI; from the coding sequence GTGAAAGAAGCGGTTATTGTTGCAGGTGCAAGAACACCTGTCGGAAAAGCAAACAAAGGGACATTAGCGAATGTACGTCCAGACGATTTAGGTGCAATTACAATTAAAGAAACTCTTCGTCGAGCAGGGAACTTTGACCCAAAACTTATCGATGATGTCATTATCGGTTGTGCAATGCCAGAAGCAGAACAAGGAATGAATATGGCAAGGAATATCGCTGCCTTAGCAGGACTTCCAAACACGGCGTCTGCAATCACAATCAATCGATACTGTTCTTCAGGTTTGCAAAGCATTGCCTATGGTGCCCAAAGTATTATGCTCGGGTCTGCCAATGCGGTTATCGCCGGGGGAGCGGAATCGATGTCAATGATCCCAATGGGAGGACACGTCATTGCTCCAAATCCGACGTTAGTTGTCAATGCTCCAGAGTATTATATGGGGATGGGTTTTACTGCTGAAGAAGTAGCACGACGGTTTGAAATCAGTCGAGCTGATCAAGATGCTTTTGCAGTTGAAAGTCATAGAAAAGCAGCAGAGGCAATTAAGACGGGTAAGTTTGCCGATGAAATCGTTCCTGTTGAAGTGATGTTACGTTCAGTAGGGAGAGACAATAAGTTAAAAGAAAACAAAGTGATTTTCTCTCAAGATGAAGGAGTTCGTGCGGATAGTTCAGTTGCAGGGTTAAGTAAATTGAGACCTGCGTTTCATCCGAAAGGAACGGTTACAGCAGGAAATACATCACAAATGAGTGATGGTGCTGCAAGTGTTCTAATTATGGATCGTGCCATGGCTGAGGCAGAAGGATTAAAACCGTTAGTCCGTTTTCGTTCGTTTGCCGTTGCAGGTGTTCCACCTGAAATCATGGGAATTGGTCCAGTAGAAGCAATTCCAAAAGCATTGAAAATGGCAGGTTTACAACTATCAGATATCGGCTTATTTGAATTAAACGAAGCCTTTGCTTCGCAATCATTGCAAGTCATTAGACATTTAAACCTAGATATTAATAAGGTAAATGTTAATGGAGGAGCAATTGCGTTAGGGCATCCGCTTGGATGTACAGGAACAAAGCTGACATTATCGTTAATCCACGAAATGAAGCGTCGCGGTGAACAGTTTGGTGTCGTTACGATGTGTATCGGTGGCGGAATGGGAGCAGCGGGAGTATTCGAACTAATTTAG
- a CDS encoding isoprenylcysteine carboxylmethyltransferase family protein, with protein MENDKIIFFTAVALWIIQFLLFKDQQRKEDHANKDSSLLLLQGGVFLCVFVSILLSNLSTLETESTILRQFSILLLGFGIMIRYWAYYVMKDYFTRNIHPHKDRPLLSYGPYRFARHPFHVGIFLITLGLCLFICGHIVAVLIVFPIMGSILHYRMALEEQLLSQKYGEIYSGWCRHRFRLFPFLY; from the coding sequence ATGGAAAATGACAAAATTATTTTTTTTACTGCCGTCGCGCTTTGGATTATTCAATTTCTACTATTTAAAGACCAACAAAGAAAGGAGGACCATGCTAATAAAGACTCAAGCTTGCTATTGCTGCAAGGAGGAGTTTTTCTATGTGTTTTTGTTAGTATTCTGCTCTCGAATTTATCTACATTAGAAACAGAAAGTACAATTTTAAGACAATTTAGTATTCTTTTACTTGGATTCGGGATTATGATTCGCTATTGGGCTTACTATGTAATGAAGGATTATTTCACACGCAATATTCACCCACACAAAGATCGACCACTGTTAAGCTATGGTCCTTATCGCTTTGCTAGGCATCCTTTTCACGTTGGGATTTTCCTAATCACATTAGGACTTTGTTTATTTATCTGTGGTCATATCGTCGCAGTATTAATTGTTTTTCCGATTATGGGAAGCATTTTGCATTATCGTATGGCGCTTGAAGAACAACTACTTTCACAAAAATATGGAGAAATTTATAGTGGTTGGTGCCGCCACCGCTTTCGTTTATTTCCGTTTTTGTACTAA
- a CDS encoding acyl-CoA dehydrogenase family protein, with translation MSTTDKVIKGGSYLLEDIDAEMVFTPEDFTDEQIMIARTTEDFVVEQVVPELEFIEKHEFDRSVKLLKQAGELGLLGADVPEEYGGIGLDKISSSLITEKFSLSGSFSLSFGAHVGIGSLPIVFFGNHEQKTKYLPGLASGELLSAYALTEPSSGSDALGAKATAKLNDAGTHYVLNGEKQWITNAGFADVFVVYAKIDGEHFSTFIVEKDYEGVSVGPEEKKMGIKGSSTRTLILEDALVPVENLLGEIGKGHVIAFNILNVGRYKLGVGCVGGAKRAIQLSVKYANERHQFKQPISSFTLIQEKLGTMAAATYASESSIYRTGGLIEESFNRLSEAEQKDGKAVATAIAEYAVECSLNKIFGSEVLDYVVDEGVQIHGGNGFMAEYEIEAMYRNSRINRIFEGTNEINRMLVPATILRKAMKGELPFLEKATALQGELLSMMPQEIDDEPLSQEKYLVSMAKKVFLMIAGTGAQKYGKDLQKEQEVLAKIADLANEVYAMESSVLRTEKAINKNGVDQNEQKLLMTQVFCQESFNRIEGVAKVSLVAMEEGDTLRTMLAMIRKLTRHTPVNVVALKRKIAEKLIKAERYVV, from the coding sequence ATGTCAACAACTGATAAAGTAATTAAAGGTGGTAGCTATTTACTAGAAGATATTGATGCAGAAATGGTATTTACGCCAGAAGATTTTACTGACGAGCAAATTATGATCGCCCGTACAACGGAAGATTTTGTAGTTGAGCAAGTAGTGCCAGAACTTGAGTTTATTGAAAAACACGAGTTTGATCGTTCTGTAAAACTTTTAAAACAAGCAGGAGAGCTTGGACTTTTAGGTGCCGATGTACCTGAAGAGTACGGTGGTATTGGTTTAGATAAAATTAGTTCTTCATTAATTACCGAAAAGTTTTCTTTGTCTGGATCATTTTCTTTAAGTTTCGGAGCTCACGTTGGAATCGGTTCACTTCCGATTGTTTTCTTCGGTAATCACGAGCAAAAAACGAAATATTTACCGGGCTTAGCTTCTGGGGAACTTCTTAGTGCATATGCGTTAACAGAGCCGAGTTCAGGTTCTGATGCACTAGGTGCAAAAGCAACAGCAAAGCTAAATGATGCAGGTACTCATTATGTACTAAATGGTGAAAAACAATGGATTACAAACGCTGGTTTTGCAGATGTATTCGTTGTTTATGCAAAAATTGATGGAGAGCACTTCTCTACTTTCATCGTTGAAAAAGACTATGAAGGCGTTTCAGTTGGTCCAGAAGAAAAGAAAATGGGTATAAAAGGCTCTTCTACACGTACATTGATTTTAGAAGATGCTTTAGTACCAGTAGAAAACTTACTTGGTGAAATTGGTAAAGGTCATGTTATTGCTTTCAACATTTTAAACGTCGGTCGTTATAAACTTGGAGTTGGTTGTGTTGGTGGTGCAAAGCGTGCTATTCAATTATCTGTTAAATATGCCAACGAACGTCATCAGTTTAAACAGCCGATATCTAGTTTTACACTGATCCAAGAAAAGCTTGGAACAATGGCAGCGGCAACCTATGCATCTGAAAGTTCAATTTATCGTACAGGTGGTTTAATTGAAGAAAGCTTTAATAGACTTTCTGAAGCAGAACAAAAAGACGGTAAAGCTGTTGCAACAGCAATTGCTGAATATGCAGTTGAGTGTTCATTAAATAAAATATTTGGATCAGAAGTGTTAGATTATGTTGTTGACGAAGGAGTTCAAATTCATGGTGGTAACGGTTTCATGGCTGAGTATGAAATTGAAGCTATGTACCGTAACTCTCGTATTAACCGGATTTTTGAAGGCACAAACGAAATTAATCGGATGTTAGTTCCGGCAACAATTTTACGTAAAGCAATGAAAGGTGAACTGCCTTTCCTAGAAAAAGCAACAGCGCTTCAAGGAGAATTATTGTCGATGATGCCTCAAGAAATTGACGATGAGCCATTATCTCAAGAAAAATATTTAGTATCAATGGCAAAAAAAGTCTTTTTAATGATCGCTGGAACGGGCGCTCAAAAATATGGTAAAGATTTACAAAAGGAGCAAGAAGTTTTAGCGAAAATTGCTGATCTTGCAAACGAAGTATACGCAATGGAATCGTCAGTACTAAGAACAGAAAAGGCGATAAATAAAAATGGTGTAGACCAAAATGAGCAAAAGTTATTAATGACACAAGTATTCTGTCAAGAATCATTTAATCGTATTGAAGGTGTTGCGAAAGTATCATTAGTTGCAATGGAAGAAGGAGACACGCTTCGTACAATGCTAGCTATGATACGTAAGCTTACTCGCCACACACCGGTAAACGTTGTTGCACTTAAGCGCAAAATTGCTGAAAAATTAATTAAAGCAGAGCGCTATGTAGTTTAA
- a CDS encoding HAMP domain-containing sensor histidine kinase: MKSKLSRKITFFVLLILLVVICTMIFFSYYFFKNFYKEQLALEVNEDLSAYTMMIEQGIDEDIVSYLVLEKNRERHVHMVFFDEKIELIYSSQEIGYNWLSEYRNWIDKQEASNGETLQYIDTGIGFHIPHIWAYQPVFRDGQLVGFFFIDKDTGEFEKAKQKLIILLLSMGLFALVIGLFLTHYITKFISKPLIKIGEATREIAKGDFDIKLFISSDDEVGQLADDIRDMTKQLKEYRDSKRQFISHVSHDLRTPITYIKGYSAIMRDMSVIDDLEFRRNLDVIYNEAKRMEYLVSDLFQLTKLEEGKISLQKEDINIVTWLESIVASRQLMLDNLSISCNINSNKAEVIASVDEQRLGQAVINIIENSIRYTAKGGHIFINVSEKEVGITIEIKDNGIGIGKEDLPHVWERFYRVDKSRTSESGGSGLGLAIVKEIVEVHGGSVDVKSTEGKGTSFYLHIPKP; encoded by the coding sequence ATGAAGTCAAAACTTTCTAGAAAAATAACCTTTTTTGTTTTACTTATTCTCTTAGTAGTTATTTGTACAATGATTTTTTTCTCCTATTATTTTTTTAAGAATTTTTATAAAGAGCAGTTAGCTCTTGAGGTAAATGAAGATTTAAGTGCATATACAATGATGATTGAACAAGGAATAGACGAAGATATTGTTTCTTATTTAGTGCTCGAAAAAAATCGAGAACGCCATGTTCATATGGTGTTCTTTGACGAAAAGATCGAACTAATTTATTCTTCCCAAGAGATTGGATATAATTGGTTAAGTGAATATCGAAACTGGATCGATAAACAGGAAGCAAGTAATGGTGAAACATTGCAGTATATAGATACAGGAATTGGTTTTCATATTCCACATATTTGGGCATATCAACCTGTTTTTAGAGATGGACAGTTAGTAGGGTTTTTCTTCATTGATAAAGATACAGGTGAATTTGAAAAGGCAAAACAGAAGTTAATCATTTTACTTCTCTCAATGGGCTTATTCGCGTTAGTAATTGGTCTTTTCTTAACCCACTATATAACAAAATTCATCTCTAAGCCGCTAATAAAAATTGGCGAAGCTACTAGGGAAATTGCTAAAGGTGATTTTGATATAAAACTGTTTATTTCTAGTGATGATGAGGTTGGTCAACTTGCTGATGATATCCGTGATATGACTAAGCAATTGAAGGAATATCGTGATTCAAAAAGGCAGTTCATCTCTCATGTTTCCCATGATTTACGGACACCGATTACTTATATAAAAGGATACTCAGCGATCATGAGAGACATGTCGGTCATAGATGACTTGGAGTTTCGCCGTAACTTGGATGTTATTTATAACGAAGCAAAAAGGATGGAGTATTTAGTAAGTGACCTTTTTCAGTTAACAAAGCTTGAAGAAGGTAAAATTTCACTTCAGAAGGAAGATATTAATATTGTAACGTGGCTTGAATCAATTGTCGCATCGAGGCAACTTATGCTGGATAATCTGTCGATTAGCTGTAACATAAACTCCAATAAAGCAGAGGTAATCGCTTCTGTTGATGAACAACGACTTGGCCAAGCGGTTATAAATATTATCGAAAATAGTATCCGCTACACTGCTAAAGGTGGTCATATTTTTATAAATGTTTCTGAAAAAGAAGTCGGGATAACAATTGAAATTAAAGATAATGGGATTGGGATTGGTAAAGAGGACTTACCACATGTATGGGAGCGCTTCTACCGAGTAGATAAATCTCGCACAAGTGAAAGTGGAGGTAGCGGGCTTGGGCTTGCTATCGTTAAAGAAATTGTTGAAGTCCATGGTGGCAGTGTTGATGTGAAAAGTACTGAAGGAAAAGGGACTAGTTTTTATTTACACATTCCGAAGCCCTAA
- a CDS encoding spore coat protein translates to MTNQNMKIENPQTQVPETPQMSDRDFINDQLATEKYMTASYSTALNEASHQVLYQDLSQIFNETQECQRNLFNVMFKKGWYSFDAADQQQLTQSFQQFSGYTNQFPYPNNTIS, encoded by the coding sequence ATGACTAATCAAAATATGAAAATTGAAAATCCGCAAACCCAAGTGCCTGAAACACCACAAATGTCGGATCGTGACTTCATTAATGATCAACTTGCTACTGAAAAATATATGACCGCTTCATATAGCACAGCTTTAAACGAAGCCAGTCACCAAGTCTTATATCAAGATTTGAGTCAGATCTTCAATGAAACTCAAGAGTGCCAACGTAACTTATTCAATGTAATGTTTAAAAAAGGCTGGTATTCTTTTGATGCCGCTGATCAGCAACAGCTTACTCAGTCATTTCAGCAGTTTTCAGGATACACGAATCAATTCCCGTATCCAAATAACACCATTTCATAA
- a CDS encoding 3-hydroxyacyl-CoA dehydrogenase NAD-binding domain-containing protein, protein MIRKINKVAILGSGVMGSGIAAHLANIGIPSLLLDIVPRELTDEETQKGLTLEDAQVRNRLAQTSKQKLLKQKPAPLSEKGHVDLIEVGNMQDDMKRLSEVDWVIEVVVENLDIKKKVFSQVDEFRKQGSIVSSNTSGISIEAMAEGRSDDFRKNFLGTHFFNPPRYLKLLEVIRTKDTSEEIFQYIKQFGEDVLGKGVVEAKDTPNFIANRIGTYGLLVTVAEMVKGGYSVGEVDSVTGPALGRPKSATFRTLDVVGLDTFLHVAKNVYDQVEGSEKDVFDPPQWMHEMAEKGWLGSKSGQGFFLKKKGEKGTEILELDYTTMEYVAGKKLKAPSVQASKQAKGKSAKMKALVYANDRAGELVWNILKPVLLYSAEKAFEIADDIISIDEAMRWGFGWELGPFETWDAIGVEKSVKRMQAEGDQVPTWVTEMLDSGKKSFYEARNLFYKNGEYVQNEENPKVIHIKTLKENDRVIKKNSGASLIDIGDDIACLEFTSPNNSIGLDVIQMINNSITEVEKNYRGLVINNQGKNFCVGANLMMILMEAQDDNFFEVDLVVRQFQQAMANIRYSAKPVVSAPFGMTLGGGTEICLPSARIQASSETYMGLVEVGVGLIPGGGGNKELYLRLIEGLPAGAKIDLQAIANQTFETIAMAKVSTSAHEAGKLGFIRAQDEISMNGDHLLHDAKEHVLHLANQGYQPPKRNKIPVVGESGYATMLLGAKTMKFGGIISDHDLKIAEKLAFTIAGGRVPKGTYVDEQYLLDLEREAFLSLVGEPKTQMRMQHMLTKGKPLRN, encoded by the coding sequence ATGATCAGGAAAATAAACAAGGTCGCTATTTTAGGATCAGGAGTAATGGGATCTGGAATCGCTGCACATTTGGCGAATATTGGAATTCCGTCACTTTTGTTAGACATCGTTCCACGTGAATTAACAGATGAGGAAACGCAGAAAGGTCTTACATTAGAAGATGCGCAGGTACGTAATCGCTTAGCCCAAACTTCGAAACAAAAGTTGTTAAAGCAAAAGCCAGCACCTCTATCTGAAAAAGGTCATGTCGACCTAATTGAAGTAGGGAATATGCAAGACGATATGAAACGTCTTTCAGAAGTTGACTGGGTCATTGAAGTTGTTGTTGAAAATTTAGACATTAAAAAGAAAGTTTTTTCACAAGTAGATGAATTTCGTAAACAAGGAAGTATCGTTAGTTCAAATACTTCAGGTATTTCAATTGAGGCAATGGCTGAAGGCAGAAGTGATGATTTCCGTAAAAACTTTTTAGGTACTCACTTTTTCAATCCACCTAGATACTTAAAGCTTCTTGAAGTAATTCGGACAAAAGACACAAGTGAAGAAATATTCCAATATATTAAGCAGTTCGGCGAAGATGTTTTAGGTAAAGGTGTGGTCGAGGCGAAAGATACGCCTAACTTTATCGCAAACCGGATTGGAACATATGGTTTACTAGTAACCGTTGCTGAAATGGTTAAGGGTGGTTACTCTGTCGGTGAAGTTGACTCAGTTACTGGGCCTGCACTTGGTAGACCGAAAAGTGCAACATTCCGTACATTAGATGTTGTCGGCTTGGATACATTTTTACACGTTGCCAAAAACGTCTATGATCAAGTTGAAGGATCTGAAAAAGACGTCTTTGATCCACCACAATGGATGCACGAGATGGCTGAAAAGGGTTGGCTCGGAAGTAAGTCCGGTCAAGGTTTCTTTTTAAAGAAAAAAGGCGAAAAAGGCACTGAAATCCTTGAACTTGACTATACGACAATGGAGTATGTAGCCGGCAAAAAATTAAAAGCACCATCTGTACAAGCAAGTAAGCAAGCAAAAGGCAAGAGTGCAAAAATGAAAGCGCTTGTATATGCTAATGATCGTGCTGGAGAGCTTGTATGGAACATTTTAAAGCCAGTGTTACTTTATTCAGCAGAGAAAGCATTTGAAATTGCTGATGATATTATCTCGATTGACGAAGCAATGAGATGGGGCTTCGGCTGGGAACTAGGTCCATTCGAAACATGGGATGCGATCGGAGTTGAAAAATCAGTAAAACGTATGCAAGCGGAAGGCGATCAAGTTCCTACTTGGGTAACGGAAATGCTCGATAGTGGCAAAAAGTCTTTCTATGAAGCTCGTAATCTTTTCTATAAAAATGGTGAGTATGTTCAAAATGAGGAGAACCCTAAGGTTATTCACATTAAGACATTAAAAGAAAATGATCGTGTCATTAAAAAGAACTCGGGAGCATCATTAATCGATATTGGCGATGATATTGCTTGTTTAGAATTCACATCACCAAATAACTCTATCGGTTTAGATGTTATTCAAATGATTAACAACTCGATAACTGAAGTAGAAAAAAATTATCGCGGACTTGTCATTAATAATCAAGGTAAAAACTTCTGTGTTGGTGCCAACTTAATGATGATTTTAATGGAAGCTCAAGATGATAACTTCTTTGAAGTTGATCTAGTTGTTCGTCAATTCCAACAGGCAATGGCAAACATTCGCTATTCAGCTAAGCCAGTTGTCTCAGCACCGTTTGGCATGACTCTAGGTGGGGGAACAGAAATATGTTTGCCGTCTGCTAGAATACAAGCTTCTTCTGAAACATATATGGGATTAGTTGAGGTTGGTGTTGGTCTTATCCCTGGTGGTGGAGGAAACAAAGAGCTTTATCTGCGCTTAATAGAAGGATTGCCAGCAGGGGCAAAAATTGATTTACAAGCAATTGCTAACCAAACGTTTGAAACAATCGCAATGGCGAAAGTTTCAACTTCAGCTCACGAAGCAGGAAAGCTTGGTTTTATCCGAGCGCAAGATGAAATAAGCATGAATGGAGATCATTTATTGCATGATGCGAAAGAGCATGTACTTCACTTAGCTAACCAAGGTTACCAACCGCCGAAACGCAATAAAATTCCAGTTGTTGGTGAAAGTGGCTATGCAACAATGTTATTAGGGGCAAAGACGATGAAATTTGGTGGCATAATATCTGATCATGATTTAAAAATTGCTGAGAAGCTTGCCTTTACCATTGCAGGAGGAAGAGTACCTAAAGGAACCTATGTTGATGAACAGTACTTGCTAGACCTTGAACGAGAAGCATTTTTAAGCCTAGTTGGAGAACCAAAAACGCAAATGCGGATGCAACATATGCTCACCAAGGGTAAACCGTTGCGTAACTAA
- a CDS encoding response regulator transcription factor, whose translation MADRVLIVDDEKEMRNLLKICLKPYGYNIEEAQTGFDAMQKIMDHKYDLIILDVMMPTVDGFEVLTNVREMIDKDVPIILLTALGDTDRIVEGLQLGADDYIVKPFEPKELVARIQLIMRRSKKIGQVENETFTLHELLFEENKLRVSYYGKTISLTKKEYKLLLRLAKNPGRVYSREQLVQLEWDDFYEGDARMIDTHIKNVREKLKAFGLSKQIIETVWGIGYQMIEDPSSV comes from the coding sequence ATGGCAGATAGAGTTCTAATAGTTGATGATGAGAAAGAGATGCGTAATCTTTTGAAAATTTGTCTAAAACCTTATGGATATAATATAGAGGAAGCTCAAACTGGTTTTGATGCAATGCAAAAAATAATGGATCATAAGTATGATCTAATCATCTTGGATGTGATGATGCCAACGGTGGATGGATTCGAAGTATTAACCAATGTTCGTGAAATGATTGATAAGGACGTCCCAATTATTTTGTTAACGGCATTAGGTGATACAGACCGGATTGTTGAGGGTTTACAGCTTGGAGCTGATGACTATATCGTCAAGCCTTTTGAGCCTAAAGAACTTGTTGCAAGAATTCAATTAATTATGCGGAGATCAAAGAAAATTGGTCAAGTGGAGAACGAAACTTTTACATTACATGAACTGCTTTTTGAGGAAAATAAGCTGAGAGTTTCTTACTATGGCAAGACAATTTCTCTTACAAAGAAAGAATATAAATTGTTGCTTCGATTAGCCAAAAATCCAGGAAGAGTATATAGTCGGGAGCAACTCGTTCAACTTGAATGGGATGATTTTTATGAAGGTGATGCAAGGATGATTGATACTCATATAAAAAATGTCAGGGAAAAGTTAAAAGCCTTTGGTCTAAGCAAACAAATAATTGAAACGGTGTGGGGAATTGGTTATCAGATGATTGAAGATCCTTCCTCTGTATAA